A window of Panicum virgatum strain AP13 chromosome 8K, P.virgatum_v5, whole genome shotgun sequence contains these coding sequences:
- the LOC120644483 gene encoding O-methyltransferase ZRP4-like codes for MALAGQALLDAQLDLWQNIFAYVKSMALKSAIDLRIAETIQHHGGGATLAQIATRAMVPPAKIPCLSRLMRVLTATGVFNAQQAPPGISSCEQLLYTLTPMSRLLVGSRNQVPITTMLLQSTLVSSLFELGGWLRRELPEPCMFQLRNDRTLWELADSDPAFNALFNNGMNSDTELIMDIVVNEFGEVFHGADSLIDVAGGHGGAAHAIVKAFPHLKCSVLELGHVVADAPNDTSVHYIAGDMFETVPPASMIFLKWVLHDWGDEECVKILKNCKKAIPPRDEGGKLVIIDIVIGAGQSEKKRREMQVVFDLFIMFINGTERDENQWKKIFFEAGFHDYKITPVLGVRSIIEVYP; via the exons ATGGCGCTCGCAGGCCAGGCCTTGCTTGACGCTCAGCTTGATCTCTGGCAAAACATATTTGCCTATGTCAAATCCATGGCCCTCAAATCTGCCATAGACCTCCGCATCGCCGAGACCATCCAACACCATGGAGGCGGCGCCACCCTAGCCCAAATAGCCACCAGAGCTATGGTCCCTCCGGCCAAGATCCCCTGCTTGAGCCGCCTCATGCGTGTGCTCACGGCCACTGGTGTCTTCAATGCCCAACAGGCACCACCGGGCATCAGCAGCTGCGAGCAGCTCCTGTACACGCTCACACCAATGTCCCGCCTCCTTGTCGGCTCACGGAACCAGGTCCCCATCACCACCATGCTACTCCAATCAACCCTCGTCTCCTCCTTGTTTGAGCTTGGCGGGTGGCTTCGGCGTGAGCTGCCCGAACCATGCATGTTCCAGCTGAGGAACGATCGCACACTTTGGGAGCTAGCCGACAGTGACCCAGCGTTCAACGCGCTCTTCAACAACGGGATGAACTCAGACACTGAACTCATCATGGACATTGTTGTCAATGAGTTCGGGGAGGTATTCCACGGGGCAGACTCATTGATCGACGTCGCAGGGGGACATGGCGGCGCGGCACATGCCATCGTGAAGGCGTTCCCGCATCTGAAATGCAGTGTGCTAGAACTTGGCCATGTTGTTGCAGATGCTCCCAACGACACCAGCGTGCACTATATCGCTGGCGACATGTTTGAGACTGTGCCACCAGCGAGCATGATATTCCTCAAG TGGGTCTTGCATGACTGGGGCGATGAAGAATGTGTTAAGATATTGAAGAACTGCAAAAAAGCTATTCCTCCAAGAGACGAAGGAGGAAAGTTGGTAATCATAGATATTGTGATTGGTGCAGGACAGTCTGAAAAGAAGCGGAGAGAGATGCAGGTCGTCTTTGATCTGTTCATCATGTTTATCAACGGCACTGAGAGAGATGAGAACCAGTGGAAGAAGATCTTCTTCGAAGCAGGATTCCACGACTACAAGATAACACCGGTTCTTGGCGTTCGGTCAATCATCGAGGTCTACCCATGA